The Curtobacterium sp. MCSS17_015 genomic sequence TGGCGCGCTCGTCCGGACCGAGCGGGGCGAGCAGGCGGTCGTCGAGGGCGAGCATCGCGTCCTCGAACCCGGCGATCAGGTCGATGCCGGCGGGTGTGGCGTACACGAGCTTCGTCCGGGCGTTGCCGGCGTCAGCGCGTCGTTCGATGAGGCCCCGTTTCTCGAGCCCCTGCAGGAGGCTCGACACGCTGGCCGCACTGGTCCGGGTCATCTCGGCGATGTCGCGCTGGATGGCTCCCGGGTTCTGCTGCAGGTAGCCGAGCACGAAGCTCTGCTCGTGCGTGAGCTCCCGCTCCCGCACCCATTCGTCGGCGGCCTTGCGCTGGGCCCACCCGATCCAGCGCATGAGCTGGAGGGGCGTGTCGAAGTGCGGTGCCTGCATGATCAGAACCCTAAGTGTTCGGGTTCTAACTGTCAACGTCATGTGGCAGCTCGCGAGGAGTCGGTGCCGGAGCGAGCCTCCCGTCTTGTCGTTCCTGGGCTCCGGTCGGGGTCGGCGGGGCAGGATCGGCACCGGCGTGGCAGCGGCTGCGCCGCGATCGCGACCCGACAGGAGCAGCACCATGGACGACGGTTCCACCGCACCCGAGACGCCCGCCGACGGCAGTGACGCGGTCCTCGTCGTCGGAGCAGGTGGTGTCGTCGGCCGGAGCGTCGTGGAGCACTTCGCCCGCAACGGTGTCCGCACCCGCGGTGCCAGTCGCCGTGCTCCG encodes the following:
- a CDS encoding MarR family transcriptional regulator, translating into MQAPHFDTPLQLMRWIGWAQRKAADEWVRERELTHEQSFVLGYLQQNPGAIQRDIAEMTRTSAASVSSLLQGLEKRGLIERRADAGNARTKLVYATPAGIDLIAGFEDAMLALDDRLLAPLGPDERATLRDLLLRVTAELPEPTR